From a region of the Lactuca sativa cultivar Salinas chromosome 4, Lsat_Salinas_v11, whole genome shotgun sequence genome:
- the LOC111878602 gene encoding AT-hook motif nuclear-localized protein 26-like, protein MDPVTAHGRHLPPPFHTRDLQLHHHQQFQQHHVHHHQQQQQQHHQQQPNSEEDEQSGGSSSLNHGQKREREENHNNINNDGNRELASVVTGGEGDHSSGGGSGGSRRPRGRPAGSKNKPKPPIIITRDSANALRSHVMEVANGCDIQESISNFATRRQRGVCILSGNGTVTNVTLKQPAAPGAVVTLHGRFEILSLSGSFLPPPAPPAASGLTIYLAGGQGQVVGGGVVGPLLASGPVVIMAASFGNAAYERLPLEDEETTPGSGNGPLGSPSGIGSQQQQLMNDGNPSLFHGLPPNLLNSCQLPTDAYWGANRPPF, encoded by the coding sequence ATGGATCCAGTCACTGCCCATGGTCGTCATCTACCTCCTCCTTTTCATACTAGAGATCTGCAGCTGCACCACCACCAGCAGTTTCAGCAACACCATGTTCATCACCATCAGCAGCAACAACAGCAGCATCATCAACAGCAGCCAAATTCCGAGGAGGATGAGCAAAGTGGTGGAAGTAGCAGTCTCAACCATGGCCAAAAGCGAGAGCGTGAAGAAAACCACAACAATATTAACAATGATGGTAATAGAGAATTGGCGTCGGTTGTGACCGGTGGCGAAGGAGATCATAGCAGCGGTGGTGGAAGTGGCGGCTCTAGACGCCCTCGGGGCCGCCCAGCTGGCTCCAAGAACAAACCAAAGCCACCCATAATCATCACCAGAGATAGCGCGAACGCGCTGAGGTCCCATGTGATGGAGGTCGCTAATGGGTGTGATATTCAAGAAAGTATATCGAACTTTGCGACGAGAAGGCAAAGAGGGGTGTGTATATTAAGCGGTAATGGCACAGTTACCAACGTTACACTAAAGCAGCCAGCGGCACCGGGGGCGGTTGTGACACTTCATGGGCGATTCGAGATCTTATCACTGTCTGGTTCGTTCCTTCCTCCGCCAGCTCCGCCTGCGGCTTCAGGATTGACCATCTACCTAGCTGGTGGTCAAGGACAGGTAGTTGGAGGCGGAGTAGTGGGGCCTTTGTTGGCGTCGGGCCCTGTAGTGATCATGGCAGCATCTTTTGGGAATGCTGCGTATGAGAGACTTCCTCTTGAAGATGAAGAAACTACACCAGGTTCAGGAAACGGGCCTCTAGGGTCACCTTCTGGTATTGGtagccaacaacaacaactcatgAACGATGGAAATccatcgttatttcatggattgCCTCCCAACTTGCTAAATTCATGCCAATTGCCAACAGATGCATATTGGGGTGCAAATCGTCCCCCTTTCTGA